The following coding sequences are from one Candidatus Nitrosopumilus sp. SW window:
- a CDS encoding inorganic phosphate transporter: MLELAIGAIIVALIFDFVNGFNDSANSVATVIGTRVLKPLHAVTLSAVANFVGPFIFGVAVASTIAKGIVSMDDITIYMIIGGLAGAITWSTVCTYFGLPISNSHSLVGGIMGAGIAGLGFEKLVYGGLTKVFAGIVIAPIGGIIFGLLLTGLIITIFASRRPAIVNKTFGKLQIISSGWFALTHGANDGQKTMGIIVLILVSTGFMEEFEMPIWVILAAATAMGLGTFFGGYKVIKTLGVKVARLRPYQGFCAETGGGLMLAIFAYFGIPASTTHAITGTIMGSAAARRKRAVRWKVGKQIIYAWIITIPGAAAFGIGFTYLIHLFISV, translated from the coding sequence ATGTTAGAGTTAGCAATTGGTGCAATAATTGTCGCCTTAATCTTTGATTTTGTTAACGGATTCAACGATTCTGCTAACTCTGTTGCAACTGTAATTGGAACCCGTGTTCTCAAACCTCTACATGCAGTTACTTTGTCCGCTGTTGCAAATTTTGTTGGACCTTTTATTTTTGGTGTTGCAGTAGCATCTACCATTGCAAAAGGAATTGTCAGCATGGATGACATTACAATCTATATGATAATTGGAGGACTTGCAGGTGCGATTACTTGGAGTACAGTTTGTACTTACTTTGGATTGCCCATATCAAATAGTCACTCTCTTGTTGGTGGAATAATGGGTGCAGGAATAGCTGGATTAGGTTTTGAAAAACTAGTTTATGGTGGATTGACCAAAGTTTTTGCAGGAATTGTCATTGCGCCAATAGGTGGGATAATTTTTGGTTTACTTTTAACTGGATTAATAATTACTATTTTTGCAAGCAGACGGCCGGCTATTGTAAACAAAACTTTTGGTAAATTACAAATAATTTCTTCAGGTTGGTTTGCTTTAACTCATGGTGCAAATGATGGACAAAAGACTATGGGAATAATTGTTTTAATTTTAGTCTCAACAGGATTTATGGAAGAATTTGAAATGCCTATTTGGGTAATTCTTGCTGCTGCTACAGCTATGGGATTGGGAACCTTCTTTGGTGGATACAAAGTTATCAAAACACTTGGTGTCAAAGTTGCAAGATTAAGACCATATCAGGGATTTTGTGCTGAAACTGGTGGAGGTCTAATGCTTGCAATATTTGCATATTTTGGAATTCCTGCAAGTACTACTCATGCAATTACTGGAACTATTATGGGCTCAGCAGCTGCTAGAAGAAAACGTGCTGTACGATGGAAAGTAGGCAAACAAATCATTTATGCATGGATAATCACTATTCCTGGTGCTGCAGCATTTGGAATTGGATTCACTTACTTGATTCATCTTTTCATCTCTGTCTAA
- a CDS encoding helix-turn-helix transcriptional regulator: MNGVSLLKCICDETRFEILELLQKNKELCVNDFVEKLEKDQPLVSHHLKTLKICGIVKSRDEGKKAMYAISNNQLSELISNVTNASKKMPVLCSDDFCC, encoded by the coding sequence ATGAATGGTGTTAGTCTCTTAAAGTGTATTTGTGATGAAACAAGATTTGAGATTCTAGAATTATTACAAAAAAACAAGGAATTATGCGTTAATGATTTTGTAGAAAAATTAGAAAAAGATCAACCACTAGTTTCACATCATCTCAAGACACTCAAAATATGCGGAATTGTAAAATCAAGAGATGAAGGAAAAAAGGCAATGTATGCAATTTCAAATAATCAGTTATCAGAATTAATATCAAATGTCACAAATGCAAGCAAAAAGATGCCAGTTTTGTGTTCAGATGATTTTTGTTGTTAG
- the hemL gene encoding glutamate-1-semialdehyde 2,1-aminomutase, whose amino-acid sequence MSNSKLFSDAKKVTPSGVNSPVRYFEPYPFFTKKADGAYIWDADNRKLIDFCNGYGALLLGHRRKEIINSVSKQLAKGTLYCTPTEAETELAKLIIANFPSIDKVRLMNTGGEATMTAIRLARGFTKKKKIIKFEGCYHGAHDSVLVKAGSGSAHNGISVSDGGLDEVSKNTLVVQYNNIEDLQKTIQKNKDIAGVIVEPILANMGLILPEKNFLSDLRKITKENNIPLIFDEVVTGFRVAPGGAQEHFGIKPDITTMAKSLSNGFTISAVGGKKEIMDLLSPGGKVYQASTFAGNPISVSAAIASIKTINKLKNKLYSKLERFNLLFSTALDDMATDMGIPHQINFTASMFQIFFTNKPVTNYETSKKANAKKFQKMFNTLLKKGIFIAPSQFEVVFLSDAHTENDLNKTLDAYHLALKSVKN is encoded by the coding sequence TTGAGTAATTCTAAACTATTCTCAGATGCCAAAAAAGTAACTCCCTCAGGTGTCAACAGTCCTGTTAGATATTTTGAGCCATATCCATTTTTCACAAAAAAGGCAGATGGCGCATACATTTGGGATGCTGATAATAGAAAACTAATCGATTTTTGTAATGGCTATGGGGCATTACTTTTGGGACACAGAAGAAAAGAGATTATTAATTCTGTTTCAAAACAACTTGCAAAAGGTACTCTTTACTGTACTCCCACAGAAGCAGAAACTGAACTTGCAAAACTAATCATTGCTAATTTTCCTTCAATTGACAAAGTTCGGTTAATGAACACCGGCGGTGAAGCAACAATGACTGCAATTAGACTTGCACGTGGATTTACAAAAAAGAAAAAGATAATCAAGTTTGAAGGATGTTATCATGGAGCTCATGATTCTGTTTTAGTAAAAGCTGGTTCTGGTTCTGCCCATAATGGCATTTCTGTTTCTGATGGTGGGTTGGATGAAGTATCAAAGAATACTTTGGTAGTTCAATACAATAACATTGAAGATTTACAAAAAACAATTCAAAAAAATAAAGACATTGCCGGTGTAATTGTTGAACCAATCCTAGCTAACATGGGGTTGATTCTGCCTGAGAAAAATTTTCTATCTGATTTGAGAAAGATTACAAAAGAAAACAACATTCCATTAATCTTTGATGAAGTAGTTACTGGATTTAGAGTTGCACCTGGTGGTGCGCAAGAGCACTTTGGAATAAAACCTGACATTACTACCATGGCCAAATCTCTAAGCAATGGATTTACCATTTCTGCAGTGGGTGGCAAAAAAGAGATAATGGATTTACTCTCCCCCGGTGGTAAGGTCTATCAGGCAAGTACCTTTGCTGGAAATCCTATATCAGTAAGTGCTGCAATTGCATCAATTAAGACCATAAACAAACTCAAAAACAAACTATACTCTAAACTTGAAAGATTCAACCTTCTATTTTCTACTGCTTTAGATGATATGGCAACTGATATGGGCATTCCTCACCAAATTAATTTTACAGCATCAATGTTCCAGATTTTTTTTACAAATAAACCTGTTACAAACTATGAAACATCAAAGAAAGCAAACGCAAAGAAATTCCAAAAGATGTTCAACACTCTACTCAAAAAAGGAATATTCATTGCGCCTTCTCAGTTTGAAGTAGTTTTCTTGTCTGATGCACATACAGAAAATGATCTAAACAAAACACTTGATGCATATCATTTGGCTCTAAAATCGGTGAAAAATTGA
- a CDS encoding ABC transporter permease, with amino-acid sequence MNTLMYDTYTIFWRELKRYKKSRSGVLIRLIQPAIWIIVIGNTFSGTQPLIQSVGFEGEYIEFMAPGVIILTAIFTSIFGGVNTLWDRRYGFMNKALTSPISRSAIALGKMSAISLIAALQASLILGIALAIGVTFPNPIMIAPIMAIVILFSLGFSGISVMVAATAKSQETFWGIINFLGMPLFMLSPALFPLELLPNWLATVAKLNPVTYTVLLVREMMTGVSEGGVSVFLSLGIIFVFVLVMVGLASYVFTREVNKPF; translated from the coding sequence ATGAATACTTTGATGTATGATACCTATACGATTTTTTGGAGAGAACTCAAGAGATACAAAAAATCTCGAAGTGGTGTTTTAATTAGACTGATACAACCTGCAATTTGGATAATAGTTATTGGAAATACCTTTTCAGGAACTCAACCACTAATTCAGTCAGTTGGTTTTGAAGGTGAATACATTGAATTTATGGCACCTGGTGTCATTATACTTACTGCAATTTTTACTAGTATCTTTGGTGGTGTCAATACTTTGTGGGATAGACGTTATGGTTTTATGAATAAGGCATTAACATCTCCAATTTCTCGTTCTGCAATTGCACTAGGAAAAATGTCTGCAATATCATTAATTGCGGCCTTGCAAGCTAGTTTGATTTTGGGAATTGCTTTGGCAATTGGTGTAACATTTCCAAACCCAATCATGATTGCACCAATTATGGCAATTGTAATTTTGTTTTCTTTAGGATTTTCTGGAATCTCTGTAATGGTTGCAGCCACTGCAAAATCTCAGGAAACTTTTTGGGGAATTATCAATTTCCTTGGCATGCCTTTGTTTATGCTAAGCCCTGCTTTGTTTCCTCTGGAATTACTTCCAAATTGGCTTGCAACTGTCGCAAAACTAAACCCTGTAACCTATACTGTTTTGCTTGTACGAGAGATGATGACCGGTGTGTCTGAAGGTGGGGTGTCTGTTTTTCTTAGCCTTGGAATTATCTTTGTCTTTGTATTGGTGATGGTAGGTCTTGCAAGCTATGTGTTTACACGTGAAGTAAACAAACCGTTTTGA
- a CDS encoding MIP/aquaporin family protein, with protein MAYSNLQIFTVELIGTFILVVFATGSIVYDAEFFDGQLGIPFAAVAPFVALLIGVYSFGKISLAHFNPAVTIGYYITGHITKIQILYYFAAEIIGALLGSLFVLKVIGEKANLGANAPNYDFSLSLIFPVEVLASALLMGVIFYVVYTKGLRGFSGVAIGGIVGLDILFLAFISGASMNPARALAPALLSGTLSDLWLYWTAPFVGTIIVAFLFRGKFQAQRTSNYE; from the coding sequence ATGGCTTATTCTAATTTACAAATTTTTACTGTAGAGTTAATTGGAACATTCATTCTTGTTGTATTTGCAACAGGATCTATTGTTTATGATGCAGAATTTTTTGATGGACAATTAGGAATTCCTTTTGCAGCAGTTGCACCATTTGTTGCATTGCTAATTGGTGTCTATTCTTTTGGAAAAATCTCTCTAGCTCACTTTAATCCTGCAGTAACTATTGGATATTATATCACAGGCCACATTACAAAAATTCAGATTCTATATTATTTTGCAGCAGAAATTATTGGTGCATTGTTAGGTTCGTTGTTTGTTCTCAAAGTAATTGGTGAGAAAGCAAATCTTGGTGCAAATGCACCCAACTATGATTTTTCATTATCTTTGATTTTTCCAGTTGAAGTATTGGCATCTGCATTGCTTATGGGAGTGATTTTCTATGTTGTATACACAAAAGGATTGAGAGGATTTAGTGGTGTTGCAATTGGAGGTATTGTTGGATTGGATATTTTGTTTTTAGCATTCATCTCTGGTGCTTCTATGAATCCTGCAAGAGCACTTGCTCCTGCTTTATTATCTGGAACTCTGAGTGATTTGTGGTTATATTGGACTGCTCCTTTTGTGGGGACCATTATTGTGGCGTTTCTATTTCGGGGCAAATTTCAAGCCCAAAGAACCTCAAATTACGAATAA
- a CDS encoding arsenate reductase ArsC produces the protein MAEAFFRKYAPSKYDVISAGTAPSSQLNPIVVEVMKEIGIDMMQQSPKNLSNEMIETSLKTINMGCMDKESCPALFVNEVLDWNISDPKEKPIDDVREIRDQILKKVLQLIESLEK, from the coding sequence ATGGCTGAGGCATTTTTTCGAAAATATGCTCCCTCAAAATATGATGTAATTAGTGCAGGTACTGCCCCTTCTTCTCAACTAAATCCAATAGTTGTTGAGGTGATGAAAGAAATTGGAATTGACATGATGCAACAATCTCCAAAGAATCTTTCTAATGAAATGATTGAGACTTCGTTAAAAACAATCAACATGGGGTGTATGGATAAAGAATCATGCCCTGCGTTATTTGTAAATGAGGTCCTTGATTGGAATATCTCTGACCCTAAAGAAAAACCAATTGATGATGTTAGGGAGATTCGTGATCAAATTTTAAAAAAAGTTTTACAATTAATTGAATCTCTTGAGAAATAA
- the cobA gene encoding uroporphyrinogen-III C-methyltransferase, producing MTGKVYLVGAGPGDSKLITLRAVELLQKADVVLYDRLVSKKIISMIPKKAEKVYVGRAVGDDTTHQNTTNDLMVKYAKSKKNVVRLKGGDPIIFGRGGEEAEFLKENKVKYEIVPGITSGIGSATYAGIPLTHRKYASSVVFVTGHEDPEKKQEIVKWKRLAKSVDTIVIMMGLSRINIICKQLIAGGMDKKTPVAVIQNGTTPKQKMIKGTVTNIAKKVKENKITPPANIIIGNVVDLSETIGWK from the coding sequence ATGACAGGAAAAGTGTATCTTGTTGGAGCAGGACCTGGAGACAGTAAGCTGATTACACTTCGTGCAGTTGAATTATTGCAAAAGGCAGATGTCGTTTTGTATGATAGACTGGTAAGCAAAAAAATCATCTCAATGATTCCAAAAAAAGCTGAAAAAGTCTATGTTGGTAGAGCAGTAGGTGATGACACTACTCATCAAAACACCACAAATGATTTGATGGTAAAATATGCAAAATCAAAAAAGAATGTTGTTAGACTAAAGGGAGGAGATCCTATCATCTTTGGACGTGGTGGCGAAGAAGCTGAATTCCTTAAAGAAAATAAAGTAAAATACGAAATTGTTCCAGGTATTACTTCTGGAATCGGCTCTGCCACTTATGCTGGAATTCCTCTTACTCATAGAAAATATGCCTCATCTGTAGTCTTTGTAACTGGCCATGAAGATCCTGAAAAGAAACAAGAGATTGTAAAATGGAAACGACTTGCAAAGTCTGTTGACACCATAGTAATAATGATGGGCTTGTCTAGAATCAATATTATTTGTAAACAACTCATTGCAGGTGGTATGGATAAAAAAACCCCCGTTGCAGTAATTCAAAACGGTACTACTCCTAAACAAAAAATGATCAAAGGAACCGTCACAAACATTGCAAAAAAAGTTAAAGAAAATAAAATAACTCCTCCTGCTAATATTATAATTGGAAATGTTGTTGATTTATCAGAAACTATTGGGTGGAAATAA
- a CDS encoding 6-bladed beta-propeller, which produces MNTVPVITIILSVILISGTMTPSFASGDYDFLAEWGEFGISTPGHLSYPQFIAVDAEGNSYISDLGNKRIQKFSSSGEFILNFGESGKLSGQFHHPSGVAVDSDFVYVADQNLHKIQKFTLDGIFVDEWGKYGNNEGELKSPKDIAVDSNFVYVVDADNYRIQKFTTDGEFVLSFGSGGMNHDQFLILTGIAVDENGNVYVTDKGNRKIEKFTSDGILIESYPLRSTNYVFAPEGITVDFDGKIFVINSADNRVLHLELDDDLRLDIFEQLGPFGNSFVDPTDIALGFHGELLVVDSAAHKIKSFETPFYDETKIIHTTEIIVPEITEGYEFDDIDPVIMAPSDIKLEATDLFTPVSIGDAIAEDLHSGIKTILNNAPEAFSLGVSKVTWIAFDNAGNTSEDYQNITVFACGNIYSDYNMIIGTDDNDVLQGTSGDDLIFGLEGNDIISGMEGNDCIFGGGGDDVVYGNDGYDTISGNGGHDILKGDSGFDVIYGGAGSDVLDGGSENDNCYDSKENIFLNCNE; this is translated from the coding sequence TTGAACACAGTACCTGTAATCACAATAATTCTTTCAGTAATTTTGATATCTGGTACTATGACTCCTTCATTTGCATCAGGTGATTATGATTTTCTTGCCGAATGGGGCGAGTTTGGAATCTCAACTCCTGGCCATCTTTCATACCCTCAATTTATCGCAGTTGATGCTGAAGGAAATTCATACATTAGTGATTTAGGAAATAAACGCATTCAAAAATTCTCTAGTTCTGGTGAATTCATTCTTAACTTTGGAGAAAGTGGAAAATTATCAGGTCAATTTCATCATCCTTCTGGTGTCGCAGTTGATTCTGATTTTGTTTATGTTGCAGATCAAAACTTGCATAAAATTCAAAAATTTACACTTGATGGAATCTTTGTAGATGAATGGGGAAAATATGGTAATAATGAAGGTGAATTAAAATCTCCTAAAGATATTGCAGTAGACTCTAATTTTGTATATGTTGTAGATGCTGATAATTACAGAATTCAGAAATTCACCACAGATGGTGAATTTGTATTGTCTTTTGGTTCTGGTGGTATGAATCATGATCAATTTCTTATTTTAACTGGAATTGCAGTTGATGAGAATGGAAATGTCTATGTTACAGATAAGGGAAATCGTAAAATTGAAAAATTTACTTCTGATGGAATTTTGATTGAATCTTATCCACTACGTAGTACAAACTATGTCTTTGCTCCTGAAGGAATCACTGTTGATTTTGATGGAAAAATTTTTGTCATAAACTCTGCAGACAATAGAGTTTTGCATCTTGAACTTGATGACGATTTACGTTTAGATATATTTGAACAACTAGGACCATTTGGAAATTCTTTTGTTGATCCAACCGATATTGCATTGGGATTTCATGGTGAATTATTGGTAGTGGATTCTGCTGCACATAAAATAAAATCATTTGAAACCCCCTTTTATGATGAAACAAAAATTATTCATACAACAGAAATTATTGTTCCAGAAATAACTGAAGGATATGAATTTGATGACATTGATCCTGTAATTATGGCTCCAAGTGACATAAAATTAGAGGCAACTGATCTATTTACTCCTGTATCAATAGGTGATGCAATTGCTGAGGATTTACACAGTGGAATTAAAACAATTTTGAATAATGCTCCTGAGGCATTCTCTTTGGGTGTAAGCAAGGTAACATGGATTGCATTTGATAATGCTGGAAATACATCTGAAGATTATCAAAACATCACAGTCTTTGCATGTGGAAACATCTACTCTGATTACAACATGATAATTGGAACTGATGATAATGATGTTCTTCAGGGAACTTCTGGTGATGATCTAATCTTTGGATTAGAAGGAAATGATATCATTAGTGGTATGGAAGGAAATGACTGCATCTTTGGTGGAGGTGGTGATGATGTTGTATATGGTAATGATGGATATGACACCATTAGTGGAAACGGAGGTCATGACATTCTTAAAGGAGATTCAGGATTTGATGTAATTTATGGTGGAGCCGGCTCTGATGTACTTGATGGCGGTTCTGAGAATGACAACTGCTATGATTCTAAAGAAAACATCTTTCTAAACTGTAATGAATAA
- a CDS encoding sodium-dependent bicarbonate transport family permease, with product MEILELIQANLLTPIILFFLFGIIAARIKSDLKIPEAISEFLPIYLLAAIGLHGGIEMRNTGFENMLIPMFVAIGLSLLFTLNHYQILRRLGKFNLFDSYALASTYGAVGAVHFSVGLSFLKNQGVSSEGYIAAILAVLEPLAFILAIFMTNMAVAKQIRAKKQSFSDTDPSEIDIGLTQTKTKLSKVLHDSITGKAIVILLGSIVIGYIIGKDGFEPIKIVFDDMFTGAIVIFMIEMGIIAGQRLDDIKKVGIFLTAFAIIIPLFNGIIGVLVSTALGLSVGGAVMFGLLMASASFIAAPAVLRHAIPQAKPSLYITSALGITFPFNIIVTLPILFTISTLVHSGEGAIDLFNFITGDYDETIRCQTINNYL from the coding sequence ATGGAAATTCTAGAATTAATACAAGCTAATCTTCTTACTCCGATAATTCTTTTCTTCTTGTTTGGAATTATTGCAGCTCGAATAAAATCTGACTTGAAGATTCCTGAAGCGATTTCTGAATTCTTACCTATCTATCTTTTAGCTGCAATTGGTCTTCATGGAGGAATTGAGATGCGCAACACTGGATTTGAAAATATGTTGATTCCAATGTTTGTTGCAATTGGATTGTCATTGTTGTTTACGTTAAATCACTATCAAATTCTTAGACGATTAGGAAAATTCAATCTCTTTGATTCTTACGCACTAGCATCAACTTATGGTGCAGTAGGTGCAGTACACTTTTCTGTTGGATTGTCGTTTTTGAAAAATCAAGGAGTGTCGTCTGAAGGATACATTGCAGCAATTCTTGCAGTACTGGAACCTCTTGCATTCATTCTAGCAATATTTATGACAAATATGGCAGTAGCAAAACAGATCAGGGCAAAGAAACAGTCTTTTTCAGATACTGATCCCTCCGAAATCGATATTGGGTTAACCCAAACAAAGACAAAACTCTCCAAAGTCCTACACGATTCCATTACCGGAAAGGCAATTGTTATTCTTCTTGGTAGTATTGTGATTGGTTACATTATCGGCAAGGATGGATTTGAACCAATCAAAATTGTATTTGATGATATGTTTACTGGTGCAATAGTGATTTTCATGATTGAAATGGGAATAATTGCTGGTCAAAGATTAGATGATATCAAAAAAGTGGGTATTTTTCTTACTGCATTTGCTATAATTATTCCTCTATTCAATGGCATAATTGGTGTTTTAGTATCAACTGCACTAGGATTGAGCGTGGGAGGTGCAGTCATGTTTGGTTTGCTCATGGCTAGTGCTTCTTTTATTGCTGCTCCTGCAGTTTTACGTCATGCCATTCCTCAAGCAAAACCAAGTTTGTATATCACATCTGCTTTAGGAATCACATTTCCATTTAACATCATTGTCACATTACCAATCCTGTTTACCATATCTACACTTGTTCACTCTGGTGAAGGAGCGATAGACTTATTCAATTTCATTACGGGGGATTATGATGAAACTATACGATGTCAAACTATTAACAATTACCTGTGA
- a CDS encoding DUF47 domain-containing protein — MGQWLSWVKSNENEILTILNDLASKAVETSEALIEYLNDLGNLEKMEKVRRLESEGDVYTREIFAALNKTFITPLDREDMQRIASKIDDVIDFVDGIAARLYSYKIESPPPFTQTMVEELNKATKEVQYMVSKLKRIKNPQDMIDHCRNTSDIEHKVDDLYRDAIKELFESNDAIHIIKLKDIYESIETASDRCVDVADVVEDIVLKYT, encoded by the coding sequence ATGGGACAATGGTTATCTTGGGTAAAATCCAATGAAAATGAAATTCTAACAATTCTAAATGATTTGGCATCAAAGGCCGTAGAAACCTCTGAAGCATTGATTGAATATCTAAATGATTTAGGAAACCTAGAAAAAATGGAAAAAGTTCGTCGACTAGAAAGTGAAGGCGACGTTTATACTCGTGAAATTTTTGCAGCACTAAACAAAACTTTCATCACTCCTTTAGATCGGGAAGATATGCAAAGAATAGCGTCAAAAATAGATGATGTTATTGATTTTGTCGATGGAATTGCTGCTAGGTTGTACAGCTACAAAATAGAATCTCCTCCACCCTTTACTCAAACAATGGTTGAAGAACTTAACAAAGCTACAAAGGAGGTTCAGTATATGGTATCAAAACTAAAACGCATAAAAAATCCACAAGATATGATTGATCACTGTAGAAACACCAGTGATATTGAACATAAAGTTGATGATTTGTATAGAGATGCAATTAAAGAATTATTTGAAAGCAATGATGCAATCCATATTATCAAACTTAAAGATATCTATGAATCCATAGAAACTGCATCAGACAGATGTGTTGATGTAGCTGATGTGGTTGAAGATATTGTTTTGAAATATACCTAG
- a CDS encoding DUF3240 family protein: MKLYDVKLLTITCEILAQENIIEILKKHEITGYTTYEVDGNGARGLRGQGLKNEKNVKVEVILREEKLQDVVEEISRTLFANFAIVLYVSDVGVLRPEKF, translated from the coding sequence ATGAAACTATACGATGTCAAACTATTAACAATTACCTGTGAGATTTTAGCCCAAGAAAATATTATTGAAATTCTAAAAAAACATGAAATTACTGGATACACCACTTATGAGGTTGATGGAAATGGTGCCCGTGGTTTGCGTGGACAGGGATTAAAAAATGAAAAGAATGTCAAAGTTGAAGTAATTCTAAGAGAAGAAAAATTACAAGATGTCGTAGAAGAAATATCCCGAACTCTGTTTGCAAATTTTGCTATTGTTCTTTATGTTAGTGATGTTGGTGTACTACGACCTGAAAAATTCTAA
- the hemC gene encoding hydroxymethylbilane synthase: MKYVVGARGSQLSIAQTNLVIEELKKVNPDTEYEIKTITTKGDIDSRPLFTIDQKGIFEKEIDRAVAQKEVDFAVHSLKDVPSQLDENLILACIPKRETVNDVFISSDGSTLDSIKSGAVIGTSSLRRAVQVSRKRPDVIVKPIRGNIETRIKKASGENYDAIVLAKAGISRLDVNVKYTELSTDDFSPSPGQGAIAIVARADDSKTIEMLKKIEDSDSRLEIEAERALSDFVDSGCRFPVGAYARSNGSEMTLTVTAFSVDGKQSLHVSKTGDKNNPKSLGQSAGEELREKGVNDLALNWREKVEEWNKA, translated from the coding sequence TTGAAGTATGTTGTAGGTGCAAGAGGAAGTCAATTATCAATTGCTCAAACGAACTTGGTAATAGAGGAATTAAAAAAAGTAAATCCTGATACTGAATATGAAATTAAAACAATTACAACAAAAGGTGATATTGACAGTAGACCTCTATTTACAATAGATCAAAAAGGAATTTTTGAAAAAGAAATTGACAGGGCGGTTGCGCAAAAAGAAGTCGATTTTGCAGTTCACAGTCTAAAGGATGTTCCTTCTCAATTAGATGAAAATCTGATTCTAGCTTGTATTCCTAAAAGAGAAACTGTAAATGATGTGTTTATCTCCTCAGATGGTTCTACTCTTGATTCCATCAAATCTGGAGCAGTAATTGGAACAAGTTCACTTAGACGAGCAGTACAAGTATCTCGAAAAAGACCTGATGTTATAGTAAAACCAATTCGTGGAAACATTGAAACTCGAATCAAAAAAGCGTCTGGGGAAAACTATGATGCAATAGTTCTTGCAAAGGCAGGAATTTCTAGATTAGATGTAAATGTAAAATATACAGAATTGTCCACTGATGATTTTTCACCATCTCCTGGCCAGGGTGCAATAGCCATTGTTGCAAGAGCAGATGATTCAAAAACAATTGAGATGCTAAAAAAAATTGAAGATTCTGATTCTCGTTTAGAAATAGAGGCAGAGCGTGCATTATCTGACTTTGTTGATTCTGGATGCCGATTCCCTGTTGGGGCATATGCAAGGTCTAATGGGTCTGAGATGACTTTAACTGTGACAGCTTTTTCTGTTGATGGAAAACAATCTCTTCACGTAAGTAAAACTGGAGATAAGAACAACCCCAAATCTCTTGGTCAAAGTGCAGGAGAAGAATTACGTGAGAAGGGTGTAAATGATCTTGCATTAAATTGGAGAGAAAAAGTAGAGGAGTGGAATAAGGCATGA